CCTGGAGCCTGTAAAGCCATCCGTTGCCGCTACCATGGTCGCCGATTTGACCTCGAAGGAAAACTTCAATCCGCGCCGGGATTTGAGGATTGCCCCGATTTCCCGGGACCACAAGACCATCTGCCCACCGTTCCCATGGCCGAATGGGGCCCTTTTCTCTTCGCCAACCTCCATCCGCAGTTTTCATTTGGCTTGTGGATGTCAGAAATCAAAAACTACCTTCATTGGCTTCCGCTGCAGCAATTCCGGCTCGACAGCACCCGATCCCGCGAATTTACCTTTGACGCCAACTGGGCCCTTTATGTCGAAAATTACCTCGAAGGCTTTCACATTCCGTTCGTTCACAAGGGCTTGAATGCCGTGATTGACATTCAGCAATATGAAACATCCTTGCTGGAATGGGGTGTTTTGCAGAAAGCCATTGCGAAGGACGACCAAATTGCCTTCGAATTGCCGCCGGAATCGCCCGACTTTGGAAAACGCATCGCCGCTTACTATTTCTGGCTTTTCCCGAATACCATGCTCAATTTTTACCCTTGGGGACTTTCGCTGAATGTCGTCAAGCCCTTGGGAATCAACCGCACCAAGGTGAAATTCCTCACTTACGTCCATCAGCCGCAATTGCTCGGTCGGGGCGCAGGAGCTGATTTGGAAATGGTCGAAATGGAAGACGAAGCCGTCGTATTGGCCGTGCAAAAGGGTGTCAAGGCGCGGATGTACCAACGTGGACGTTATTCGCCGAGTCAAGAGCAGGGAGTACATCACTTTCATCGGCTTTTGTTTGATTTGCTAAGCTGATGGAAAAATCAAAAGAAGAACTGCAGCGCCTCCTGCAATTGCTGGACATGGAGCGCAACGAGGAACGCCGGCAATGGCGCGACCGATTCCTCAATACCTCGCTCGAGCAGCGGGTCAAGGAGGGCACAAGTTGGTACCCCGTCGTGGTCGACTCCGAAGAAATCGGCTTGGGTGACCGCATTGTGCTGGAAATCAGCCGAAATGCAGCCGATGAACGCGGCCTTTTCCAAAACGGAAGCATTGCCGCTCTTTGGTGCAATGCCGAGGCCTACCGCAAAGATCCGCCCTCCGTGACCGGCGTTGTGATCAAGGCCATGAAGGACAAGGTGATCCTCGCCCTCGACACCGACGACACCCCCGATTGGATCGACGAAGGCAAACTTGGCCTCGACCTGAGCTACGACGAACGCGGCTACAAAGAAATGGTCAGGGCCATCAACGATGTGATGGGCGCGCAGCGGGATCGCTTGGCTGAGCTGCGTGAGGTTTTGCTCGGTCAAAAAGCCGTTTCCGTGGATTCAAGACTCGGCGGTGCCGAATTCCCGGAATTGAATCCGTCGCAAAATGATGCCGTGCAACTCGTGCGTATGGCCGAGGATTTGGCCATTGTCCATGGGCCTCCCGGGACGGGCAAAACCACGACGCTTGTGCGGGCGATTGCCGACACATTAAAAAAGGAAAAGCAAGTGCTCGTTTGTGCAGCAAGCAATTTGGCAACGGACTTGCTCACCGAAAAATTGGCGAATCAAGGCATTCGGGTATTGCGATTGGGGCATCCTGCGCGGGTCTCGGAGGTGGTTTTGCAGCATAGTTTGGACTTGCAAGTGAGTTTGCATCCGAGCTACAAAGACATGAAGAAGTTCCGGCGCGATGCCGAATCCATTCGCAAGCAAGCCACCAAATTCAAGCGCAATTTTGGCAAGGAGGAGCGGGAGAAGCGCAAGGAATTGTTGCAAGAGGCGAAGGATTGCCAAAAACAGGCCCGAGACTTGGAGGATTTTATTTTGCAAGATTTGCTCGGGAAGGCGCAGGCGGTGACCTGTACGCTCACGGGCGCGGCGACCTCCATGCTCAAAGGCAAGCATTTTTCGACACTTTTCATTGACGAGGCGGCGCAGGCGACGGAGCCGGCCTGTTGGATTCCGATTCGGTTGGCGGATCGGGTCGTGTTTGCGGGTGACCATTGTCAATTGCCGCCGACGGTCAAAAGTCAGGAGGCGGCCCGCGCCGGATTTGCGGTTTCCCTGTTTGAAAAATGTATTTCACGGCATCCGGAGGCAGCTTGCATGTTGCGCACGCAGTACCGCATGCATGCGCAGATCATGGGCTTCAGCAACCATGCCTTTTACAAGGACGGCCTTCGCGCGGATGAATCCGTCGTCGATCACCGACTCAGCGAAGATCCCGAGAAGCCTTTGCTCAACAAGCCGTTGGAATTCATCGATACTGCGGGCTGCGGTTATGAGGAAAAGTTGAATCCCGAGACCAAAAGCCTCAGCAATCCGGGCGAAGCGGACATTCTCTTTGCGCATTTGATGGAACTTTGTGAGGCCTTGCGTTCGCAGAAAGGTTGGCCAAGTTTGGGGATCATTTCGCCGTACAAAGACCAGGTTTTGCTGCTGCGCGAGCGCTTGGAGCAGGTTGCGATCCACAACGGATGGCGCCCCTTCATCACAGTCGACACCGTCGACGGTTTCCAAGGGCAGGAGCGGGACATCATCTACATCAGCATGGTACGCAGCAACAACGAGGGCGGCATCGGCTTCCTTGGAGATACCCGCAGGATGAACGTCGCGATGACCCGTGCCCGCAAAAAGCTCGTTTTGATCGGTGACAGCGGCACCTTGGCCTTGCATCCGTTTTATCGGGATTTTTTGGATTATATTGATTCACAGGGCGCTTATGTAAGTGCCTGGGATTATGTGCATTTGGTCGGGCAGTGAATTTCTGAACCAGTTCATTCGATTCCAATCCGTGAATGTGAGCCGGAACAAGTTGAGGTTTTTGTGACTTGCGACGGTGAAA
This DNA window, taken from Bacteroidota bacterium, encodes the following:
- a CDS encoding aromatic ring-hydroxylating dioxygenase subunit alpha; amino-acid sequence: MPLIDIDPDILLARTPPGSFYADAAAYAQIREQIFARSWQWIGVHNAVREPGSAFPFELLEGLLDEPLLLTKAEDGLIRLMSNVCTHRGNLLVHKPGACKAIRCRYHGRRFDLEGKLQSAPGFEDCPDFPGPQDHLPTVPMAEWGPFLFANLHPQFSFGLWMSEIKNYLHWLPLQQFRLDSTRSREFTFDANWALYVENYLEGFHIPFVHKGLNAVIDIQQYETSLLEWGVLQKAIAKDDQIAFELPPESPDFGKRIAAYYFWLFPNTMLNFYPWGLSLNVVKPLGINRTKVKFLTYVHQPQLLGRGAGADLEMVEMEDEAVVLAVQKGVKARMYQRGRYSPSQEQGVHHFHRLLFDLLS
- a CDS encoding AAA family ATPase, with amino-acid sequence MEKSKEELQRLLQLLDMERNEERRQWRDRFLNTSLEQRVKEGTSWYPVVVDSEEIGLGDRIVLEISRNAADERGLFQNGSIAALWCNAEAYRKDPPSVTGVVIKAMKDKVILALDTDDTPDWIDEGKLGLDLSYDERGYKEMVRAINDVMGAQRDRLAELREVLLGQKAVSVDSRLGGAEFPELNPSQNDAVQLVRMAEDLAIVHGPPGTGKTTTLVRAIADTLKKEKQVLVCAASNLATDLLTEKLANQGIRVLRLGHPARVSEVVLQHSLDLQVSLHPSYKDMKKFRRDAESIRKQATKFKRNFGKEEREKRKELLQEAKDCQKQARDLEDFILQDLLGKAQAVTCTLTGAATSMLKGKHFSTLFIDEAAQATEPACWIPIRLADRVVFAGDHCQLPPTVKSQEAARAGFAVSLFEKCISRHPEAACMLRTQYRMHAQIMGFSNHAFYKDGLRADESVVDHRLSEDPEKPLLNKPLEFIDTAGCGYEEKLNPETKSLSNPGEADILFAHLMELCEALRSQKGWPSLGIISPYKDQVLLLRERLEQVAIHNGWRPFITVDTVDGFQGQERDIIYISMVRSNNEGGIGFLGDTRRMNVAMTRARKKLVLIGDSGTLALHPFYRDFLDYIDSQGAYVSAWDYVHLVGQ